A portion of the Chondrinema litorale genome contains these proteins:
- a CDS encoding bifunctional heptose 7-phosphate kinase/heptose 1-phosphate adenyltransferase, whose protein sequence is MVNPEKLRADFSNLNALIIGDVMIDSYVWGKVSRISPEAPVPIVNVDRREIRLGGAGNVALNIKALGANPILCAVTGNDDESRNVSYLLAKRKLSTDGIFSINDRLTTVKHRILAGSQHMMRIDTETEEEIADIEKERILDYIKGMLDQIDVIIFEDYDKGVLSESLIQAVVELAKKESIPTIVDPKKRNFLSYKGVSLFKPNLKELKEGLKIEFDKNDLNALDQSLNKLNEVMPTESSMVTLSENGVYISDFKNKHHINAHKREIADVSGAGDTVVSIAALCMAAGLPLDKIAAISNLGGGLVCEHLGVVPINLDTLLSEITRLKI, encoded by the coding sequence ATGGTGAATCCAGAAAAACTCAGAGCAGATTTTTCTAATTTAAATGCACTCATTATCGGAGATGTGATGATTGACTCCTACGTATGGGGAAAAGTAAGTCGCATATCTCCTGAAGCACCAGTGCCAATAGTTAATGTAGACCGAAGAGAAATAAGATTAGGTGGAGCTGGTAATGTAGCATTAAATATAAAAGCATTAGGTGCAAACCCAATTTTGTGTGCAGTTACTGGTAATGATGATGAAAGTAGAAATGTGTCTTACTTGTTGGCTAAAAGAAAACTATCTACAGATGGTATTTTCTCTATAAATGACAGGCTTACTACTGTAAAACATCGTATTCTAGCTGGCTCTCAGCATATGATGCGCATCGATACTGAAACGGAAGAAGAGATTGCAGATATTGAAAAGGAGCGCATTCTTGATTATATCAAAGGAATGTTAGATCAGATTGATGTAATCATTTTTGAAGATTACGATAAAGGAGTACTTTCTGAAAGTCTGATTCAGGCAGTAGTTGAACTTGCAAAAAAGGAATCGATACCAACGATTGTAGACCCTAAAAAGAGAAATTTCTTAAGCTACAAAGGAGTATCTTTATTTAAACCAAACCTTAAAGAATTAAAAGAAGGTCTTAAAATAGAGTTTGATAAGAATGACTTAAATGCTTTAGATCAATCTCTTAACAAATTGAATGAAGTGATGCCAACAGAATCGTCTATGGTGACACTTTCTGAAAATGGTGTTTACATCAGCGATTTTAAAAACAAGCACCATATTAACGCGCATAAAAGAGAAATTGCAGATGTTTCTGGAGCAGGTGATACTGTAGTTTCAATTGCAGCGCTTTGTATGGCGGCAGGCTTACCACTAGATAAAATTGCGGCTATTTCAAACTTAGGTGGCGGATTAGTTTGCGAGCACTTAGGTGTTGTGCCAATAAATCTCGATACTTTACTCAGTGAAATAACAAGATTAAAAATATAA
- a CDS encoding pyridoxal phosphate-dependent aminotransferase, whose protein sequence is MISDRLKVLSESATLAMAVKARELQAKGHHVIKLNLGEPDFQTPDHIKTAAKQAIDDGFTFYPPVAGIPDLKEAICAKLKRDNQLEYSPANIVVSGGAKQSIANVLLSIINKGDEVIIFTPYWVTYVEQVKLAEGTPVILKGGIENDFKVTAEELKAAITPNTKAILFSSPCNPTGSVFTKKDLEEIAEVVKAHENITVISDEIYEYINFDSEHYSIAQVPGMIDRTVVVNGFSKGFAMTGWRLGYIAAPVWIANACNKIQGQITSGTSSISQKAGVAALNGGLEPSKKMTEAYLRRRNLVKGKLDEIEGFKTNLPQGAFYIFPEISYFFGKTDGETTIENSYDFSMFILNEAHVSIVDGTAFGDPDCVRISFAASDEELTEAISRIKKAVAKLK, encoded by the coding sequence ATGATTTCCGACAGATTAAAAGTATTATCAGAATCAGCTACTTTAGCTATGGCAGTTAAAGCCAGAGAATTACAGGCAAAAGGACACCATGTAATTAAGCTTAATCTTGGAGAACCCGATTTCCAAACACCTGATCACATAAAGACTGCTGCTAAACAAGCAATTGATGATGGCTTTACTTTTTACCCTCCAGTTGCCGGAATTCCCGATTTAAAAGAAGCTATTTGTGCTAAATTAAAAAGAGACAATCAGCTTGAATACTCGCCTGCAAATATTGTAGTGTCTGGTGGAGCTAAACAATCTATTGCCAATGTATTGCTTAGTATAATAAATAAAGGTGATGAAGTAATTATATTCACTCCTTATTGGGTAACCTATGTTGAGCAGGTGAAACTTGCCGAAGGTACTCCTGTAATCTTAAAAGGTGGAATTGAAAACGATTTTAAAGTAACTGCTGAAGAATTAAAAGCAGCCATTACTCCAAATACAAAAGCCATTCTTTTCTCATCTCCTTGTAACCCAACTGGTTCTGTATTTACTAAAAAAGACCTCGAAGAAATTGCTGAAGTGGTAAAAGCACATGAAAACATCACTGTAATTTCGGATGAAATTTATGAGTATATCAACTTCGACTCAGAACATTATAGCATTGCGCAAGTACCGGGAATGATAGACCGTACAGTTGTAGTAAATGGCTTTTCAAAAGGTTTTGCCATGACAGGCTGGAGATTAGGTTACATTGCGGCTCCAGTTTGGATTGCTAATGCTTGTAATAAAATTCAAGGTCAGATTACTTCTGGCACTAGTTCTATCTCTCAAAAAGCTGGTGTTGCTGCTTTAAATGGAGGTTTAGAACCTAGCAAAAAAATGACTGAAGCATACCTTAGAAGAAGAAACTTGGTAAAAGGCAAACTAGATGAAATTGAAGGTTTTAAAACCAACTTGCCACAAGGAGCTTTTTATATTTTTCCAGAAATTAGCTATTTCTTTGGCAAAACAGATGGTGAAACTACAATAGAAAACAGCTACGATTTTTCTATGTTTATTCTGAATGAAGCACACGTTTCTATAGTTGATGGAACTGCATTTGGAGACCCTGACTGCGTAAGAATATCGTTCGCTGCTTCTGACGAAGAACTTACTGAAGCAATTAGCCGAATAAAGAAAGCTGTAGCAAAGCTAAAATAG
- a CDS encoding FG-GAP-like repeat-containing protein — translation MNKNYLFSLLSFMVLFLILFDSEIAVSQKKHHSNNKYQKDHKHQKDHKHHKKHDKKKDGNLELVSVCSDSPNDYCRWQINNPNNYEIKVLWYLYGSKQKDIFTAKPGENFFETKTRHGHNVAVVKWKKKEKKNNHWKWGKWVTISEKASFEQCINETIEFNLEGNEILENKPSGTTIGVLSSSDTLSQYEYELIEGEADNAKFTIIGKVLFSFTTFDYELQDTYSIKVKAVNTDTGEEEVLEFEIFILNNKVRPYNIQLSSNSVEEFLPVNTLVADITVLDSTENDVHQLELAEVEELNENEFFSVKDHQLFTSKEFNYRAFSQAIIYIKATDVEGDTLVKSLKIEILNVPDPPLDLAISQQAFSEYTAIGEVIAEMSSTDRDSLDRHIYSITELDTLPFTIDENKLVLKEKVDFSSAPFFDFNLIATDLDGDTVSRNFRIEVINENVAPEDISLTNSDLNELGEIGDFVSVINVVDQNIEDSHQLELLSGNESFYISNDSLFTNRRFYFQEETIVTISIRATDPDGEVFEKEFTIIVNDVTDAPTGLSLSSNKIYENLPAISAVGIFSTIDENDKDVFTYKLISGTSYDFGAFIIDGNRLLSAGSFNYQTKSSYKIAVRVTDLAGDSYEKEFDIQVNNIVQAPSDITLVTANPIFENVEAPAFLGKIEVEDSDNSTKPQLEILASTDKDDYQYFYLIDDSLFTNASFDFETQSSYVILVQATDEDNAVLAKEIQINITDVNESGSGFFSETEDLQESNSVNVILEDFDNDGDNDVLVANQGAQSSLWLNDGLGNFTLSSNNFDTKPTFDIATADFDNDGDLDIVFANWNDYNTLWLNDGSGNFTKSLAILGKNYGLSIIAQDIDGDTDNDIVIGSFNGVNTIWLNNGDATFTQSANSFSSSMTYAILSGDVDNDDDLDIVEIRSGGDQLVWINNGSGVFIQHLEIISTGLNLFNGVLSDLNNDGFVDLGLANPNGANEIWLNDGDGTFTNSNQFLGEENTYSLTTADLDTDGDNDLIFANRYDAVEIWFNDGNGNFENSMQQLNYEDTRKLAAAKIDDDADIDLFIISNDEYNHVWLNNSKPSGVQLANNKCSENQTSGYFISTLKAMDIDTWDEHTFVLESGVVDNDNFYISNDSLFSNTSFNYESRSRYTIEITVSDKQGASVITPLKIYITDINETPTFSIAEKEVVQYGEESVDVLISNINSGDDNYQSLSFSINSILSDSSLIADAYFSYYSPNEYGYLHLDLKEAAFGSEQIEILLKDNGDTTLGGVNQSTKSFVIEIAEPVLSDIEIKFCNADTINILLTEFEGYYWYNSLTSDSAFYQGTSFTSFLQGDTTFYVTPISSNGEVVSTRQLVSLSLTEKEIITPTLSGDILSVANGYINYQWYFNDILLSDETNADLVVVDSGFYYVEVTNESGCVITSEKVNVDLTSTIVEEVVISSYPNPADDYIQLSSEDIVLTGALIQIYDLSGELEISFESEVENPIIDLTALKTGFHIIHIIKDGEVYTERILKG, via the coding sequence ATGAATAAAAATTACTTATTCAGTCTACTATCATTTATGGTTTTATTTCTGATTTTGTTTGATTCAGAAATAGCAGTTTCACAAAAGAAACATCACTCTAATAATAAGTACCAAAAGGATCATAAACATCAAAAGGATCATAAGCATCACAAAAAGCACGATAAGAAAAAGGATGGTAACTTAGAACTTGTTTCAGTTTGTTCCGATTCCCCCAATGACTATTGCCGTTGGCAAATAAACAACCCTAATAACTATGAGATAAAAGTTTTGTGGTATCTATATGGTTCTAAACAAAAAGACATTTTTACTGCCAAACCCGGTGAAAACTTTTTTGAAACAAAAACAAGGCATGGTCACAATGTTGCAGTTGTTAAGTGGAAGAAAAAAGAGAAAAAAAATAACCATTGGAAATGGGGAAAATGGGTTACAATAAGTGAAAAAGCGAGTTTTGAACAATGTATTAATGAAACAATAGAGTTTAATTTAGAAGGCAATGAGATTTTGGAGAACAAACCTTCTGGTACTACGATAGGTGTTTTATCAAGTTCAGATACTCTGTCTCAGTACGAATATGAACTAATTGAAGGAGAAGCAGATAATGCAAAATTCACCATTATTGGCAAAGTATTATTTAGTTTTACCACTTTCGATTATGAGCTACAAGATACTTACTCTATCAAAGTTAAAGCTGTAAATACAGATACAGGGGAAGAGGAAGTTCTTGAATTTGAAATATTCATTTTAAATAACAAAGTACGCCCGTATAATATTCAATTATCATCTAATTCTGTAGAGGAATTTTTACCAGTAAACACTCTTGTTGCAGATATTACTGTATTAGACTCTACTGAGAATGATGTACATCAATTAGAATTAGCCGAAGTAGAAGAATTGAATGAAAATGAGTTTTTCAGTGTTAAAGATCATCAATTATTTACTTCAAAAGAATTTAATTATCGAGCGTTTTCACAGGCAATTATTTATATAAAAGCAACAGATGTTGAAGGTGACACACTTGTAAAATCTTTAAAAATAGAAATACTAAATGTTCCTGATCCACCTCTCGATTTAGCTATTTCACAACAGGCTTTTAGTGAGTATACAGCTATTGGAGAAGTGATAGCCGAAATGAGTTCTACAGATAGAGATTCTTTGGATAGACATATTTATAGCATTACAGAACTTGATACGCTTCCATTTACTATAGATGAAAACAAATTGGTGTTGAAAGAAAAAGTTGATTTTTCTTCAGCACCTTTTTTCGATTTTAATCTAATTGCAACAGATTTAGATGGAGATACAGTATCGAGAAATTTTAGAATAGAAGTAATTAATGAGAATGTCGCTCCAGAAGATATCAGTTTAACTAATTCAGATTTAAATGAGTTAGGAGAGATTGGAGATTTTGTCTCAGTAATTAATGTCGTTGATCAAAATATAGAAGATAGCCATCAACTAGAATTACTTTCAGGTAATGAGTCTTTTTACATCAGCAATGATTCATTGTTTACAAACCGAAGATTCTATTTTCAAGAAGAGACAATTGTTACTATTTCAATAAGAGCTACTGATCCTGATGGTGAAGTCTTCGAAAAGGAATTTACCATTATTGTGAATGATGTGACAGATGCACCAACAGGTTTGAGTCTTTCTTCGAATAAAATATATGAAAATCTTCCTGCAATATCAGCAGTAGGAATATTCTCAACAATTGATGAAAATGATAAAGATGTTTTTACTTATAAGTTAATTTCAGGAACAAGTTACGATTTTGGAGCTTTTATAATTGATGGAAATCGTTTATTAAGCGCTGGTAGTTTTAATTATCAGACTAAATCATCTTACAAAATTGCAGTTCGTGTAACAGATCTAGCTGGTGATTCTTATGAAAAAGAATTTGATATTCAAGTCAATAATATAGTTCAAGCTCCAAGTGATATTACATTAGTAACTGCCAATCCAATTTTTGAAAATGTAGAAGCACCTGCATTTTTAGGTAAAATCGAAGTTGAAGACAGTGATAATTCAACTAAACCTCAATTAGAAATTTTAGCTTCAACAGATAAAGATGATTACCAGTACTTTTATCTAATCGATGATTCTCTTTTTACTAATGCAAGTTTTGATTTTGAGACCCAAAGTAGTTATGTAATCCTAGTACAAGCTACTGATGAGGATAATGCTGTTTTAGCTAAAGAAATTCAGATTAACATTACAGATGTAAATGAGTCGGGTTCAGGTTTCTTCTCTGAGACAGAAGATTTACAAGAATCTAACAGTGTAAATGTAATTCTGGAAGACTTTGATAATGATGGTGATAATGATGTGCTAGTTGCTAACCAAGGCGCACAAAGTAGTTTATGGTTAAATGATGGTTTAGGAAATTTCACTTTGTCATCAAATAATTTCGATACTAAACCAACTTTTGATATTGCCACGGCAGATTTTGACAATGATGGTGATTTAGATATCGTGTTTGCCAATTGGAATGATTATAACACATTGTGGTTGAATGATGGCTCTGGAAACTTTACAAAAAGCTTGGCTATTCTAGGTAAAAACTATGGTTTAAGCATCATCGCTCAAGACATAGATGGAGATACTGATAATGATATTGTTATAGGTAGTTTTAATGGTGTAAATACCATTTGGTTAAATAATGGCGATGCTACTTTTACACAAAGTGCTAACAGTTTTAGTAGTAGCATGACTTATGCAATTCTTTCTGGCGATGTTGATAATGACGATGATTTAGATATTGTTGAAATCCGTTCTGGGGGTGATCAACTAGTTTGGATAAACAATGGCTCAGGTGTTTTTATACAACACTTAGAAATAATAAGTACAGGCTTAAATTTGTTTAATGGTGTTTTAAGCGATCTTAATAATGATGGCTTTGTAGATTTAGGTTTAGCAAATCCTAATGGAGCAAATGAAATTTGGTTGAATGATGGTGATGGAACATTCACCAACAGCAATCAATTCTTAGGAGAAGAGAATACTTATAGCTTAACTACAGCAGATTTAGATACCGATGGCGACAACGATTTAATTTTTGCTAATAGGTATGATGCAGTAGAAATCTGGTTTAATGACGGAAATGGAAATTTTGAGAATTCTATGCAGCAATTAAACTATGAAGACACTCGCAAGCTTGCTGCAGCTAAAATTGACGATGATGCAGATATAGATCTATTCATTATAAGTAATGATGAATATAACCATGTTTGGCTCAATAATTCAAAGCCATCTGGTGTACAGCTAGCAAATAACAAGTGCTCTGAGAATCAAACTTCTGGCTATTTTATTTCTACGCTTAAAGCAATGGATATCGATACATGGGATGAGCATACTTTTGTATTGGAATCAGGAGTAGTAGATAATGACAATTTCTATATAAGTAATGATTCTCTGTTTAGCAACACATCTTTCAATTATGAAAGTAGAAGTAGGTATACTATTGAAATTACTGTAAGCGATAAACAAGGAGCTTCAGTTATTACTCCACTTAAAATCTATATTACAGATATTAATGAAACTCCAACATTTTCAATTGCTGAAAAAGAGGTAGTTCAATATGGTGAAGAAAGTGTTGATGTTCTCATTTCAAATATTAATAGTGGTGATGATAATTATCAAAGCTTATCATTCTCTATTAATTCGATATTAAGTGATTCTTCTTTGATTGCCGATGCTTACTTTAGTTATTATTCACCAAATGAATATGGCTATTTGCACTTAGATTTAAAAGAGGCCGCTTTTGGTTCAGAGCAAATTGAAATTTTATTAAAAGATAATGGAGATACAACTTTAGGAGGAGTCAATCAATCAACAAAAAGTTTTGTGATTGAAATTGCTGAACCAGTTTTATCTGATATAGAAATTAAATTTTGCAATGCCGATACCATCAATATTCTATTAACTGAGTTTGAAGGTTATTACTGGTACAATTCCTTAACTTCTGATTCTGCCTTTTATCAAGGAACAAGTTTTACCTCTTTTCTCCAAGGTGATACAACGTTTTATGTAACTCCAATCTCTAGTAATGGAGAAGTAGTTTCTACAAGGCAATTAGTTTCTTTAAGTCTTACAGAAAAAGAAATAATTACTCCAACATTATCTGGTGATATATTGAGTGTGGCAAATGGATATATAAATTACCAATGGTATTTTAATGATATTTTACTTTCTGATGAGACCAATGCAGATTTGGTTGTAGTTGATTCAGGTTTCTACTATGTCGAAGTAACAAATGAGAGTGGATGTGTAATCACTTCAGAAAAAGTAAATGTTGATTTAACTTCAACTATAGTAGAAGAAGTGGTAATTAGCTCATACCCAAATCCTGCAGATGATTATATACAATTAAGTTCTGAAGACATTGTTTTGACAGGCGCACTTATACAAATTTACGATTTATCAGGCGAGTTAGAGATATCTTTTGAGAGTGAAGTCGAAAATCCTATTATTGATTTAACTGCTCTTAAAACAGGCTTTCATATTATACACATCATAAAAGATGGAGAGGTTTATACTGAGAGAATTTTGAAAGGATAA
- a CDS encoding DUF1573 domain-containing protein, which translates to MKHLFSFLFLFIAATTISLAQGVFSFEELEHNFGDIKEGELAEHVFAFENTGDAPIVIENVRASCGCTTPQWPKEPIMPGESAEIKAVFNSKGRPGNVYKTITITSNASETTKTLKLRGQVIKSDSTPE; encoded by the coding sequence ATGAAGCATTTATTTTCTTTTCTATTCTTATTCATTGCAGCAACTACTATTTCTTTAGCACAAGGAGTTTTTTCTTTTGAAGAATTAGAACACAATTTTGGAGACATTAAAGAAGGAGAACTTGCCGAGCATGTTTTCGCTTTTGAAAATACTGGTGATGCACCTATTGTAATTGAAAATGTAAGAGCATCTTGCGGATGTACTACTCCGCAGTGGCCTAAAGAACCAATTATGCCAGGTGAGTCTGCTGAAATTAAAGCGGTATTTAACAGCAAAGGTAGACCAGGTAATGTATACAAAACCATTACTATTACTTCTAATGCATCAGAAACTACTAAAACTCTTAAACTAAGAGGGCAAGTTATAAAATCTGATAGTACTCCTGAATAA
- a CDS encoding M43 family zinc metalloprotease, whose product MEKLFPDTPPEQRKEAFTGFETWLKKNISQKHLKKGTEEASSVYVIPVVVHVIHNGEDIGDGSNIPAEQVLSQIEVLNQDFRRQNSDRENTPDVFNDVAADTKIEFRLAVIDPEGNVLDEPGIDRYNGGRDSWNDTQLDNDIKPLTSWNPTKYMNIWVADLGSSLLGYSSWPKSSGNDGVPIEAGNDNQDGVVINNLVFGSNYTNYGSFDNLSDDRYDRGRTCTHEVGHFFALLHPWGVVGGCSDDDYCDDTPTTSSDRDDVFSPCEFPDPDKPNTCTDDENDLPDMFQNFMDYTADACMNLFTMQQSERMQAVMENSPNRNELLSSQVITPHFAPSNLVITGNALEGYTIEWTDNSLNESGFIIEVSTDPYSGYTAIASIPANYTSYEASPGDGVFYYRIKAINQSGESDYSNPQATPNILPPDAPINLSVVEYSQDSILISWENVSDLATSIEIYVSEGSSDSFVLWLDDVSGNQDSIWVTGLSSETLYAIKIRGTNSAGDSDFSGTVLVTTLPYPPSASTGLSVLFDDDSRRLRLIWNETSDNEDGFEIYRSLDSLSGYEEVATVAANTSQWLDITFYPPPLSLYYYKIRAYNEGGYSAFSNIGRYDAISELEDAPLKSSLFVYPNPVSEVLYLNAVMDVDQEVQVLLTDITGKAYENIVIETESKVLYYEFEADKYPPGLYIVQVNTTKGRGAIKILIQ is encoded by the coding sequence ATGGAAAAATTATTTCCTGATACACCTCCTGAACAGAGAAAAGAAGCTTTTACAGGTTTCGAAACTTGGTTGAAAAAAAACATTAGCCAAAAACACCTTAAAAAAGGAACAGAAGAAGCTTCTTCTGTTTATGTAATACCTGTAGTTGTTCATGTGATTCATAATGGTGAGGATATAGGCGATGGGAGTAATATTCCTGCAGAGCAGGTATTATCTCAAATCGAAGTACTTAACCAAGATTTTAGGAGGCAGAACTCCGATAGAGAAAATACACCAGATGTTTTTAATGATGTTGCAGCAGATACAAAAATTGAATTTAGATTAGCTGTAATTGATCCAGAGGGCAATGTCTTAGATGAGCCCGGCATCGACAGGTATAATGGTGGACGTGACTCATGGAACGATACACAATTAGATAATGATATTAAGCCACTCACGTCTTGGAACCCAACCAAATACATGAACATATGGGTTGCAGATTTAGGAAGCTCATTACTAGGTTATTCTTCTTGGCCTAAATCTTCTGGTAACGATGGGGTGCCTATAGAAGCAGGTAATGATAATCAAGATGGGGTTGTAATTAACAATCTAGTATTTGGCTCTAACTATACCAATTATGGTTCTTTCGATAATCTATCTGATGATAGGTATGATCGAGGTAGAACTTGTACTCACGAAGTAGGGCACTTTTTTGCATTGTTGCATCCTTGGGGTGTAGTAGGTGGATGTAGCGATGATGATTATTGTGACGATACTCCCACAACAAGTTCTGATAGAGATGATGTTTTTAGTCCATGTGAATTTCCTGACCCTGATAAGCCAAATACATGTACTGATGATGAAAATGACCTGCCTGATATGTTCCAGAATTTTATGGATTATACGGCAGATGCTTGTATGAACCTTTTTACTATGCAACAGTCAGAGAGAATGCAAGCTGTAATGGAAAACTCACCTAATCGTAACGAACTATTAAGTTCGCAGGTAATTACACCACATTTTGCTCCATCAAACCTTGTAATTACTGGTAATGCATTAGAAGGGTATACTATAGAATGGACGGATAATAGCTTAAATGAATCTGGTTTTATAATTGAAGTTTCAACTGATCCTTATAGTGGATATACAGCGATTGCTTCAATCCCTGCAAATTATACCAGTTATGAAGCAAGTCCAGGTGATGGTGTTTTTTATTACAGAATAAAGGCGATTAACCAAAGCGGAGAGAGCGACTATTCAAATCCGCAGGCAACTCCAAATATTTTACCTCCAGATGCGCCAATAAATTTAAGTGTTGTAGAATACAGTCAAGATTCAATTTTAATAAGTTGGGAAAATGTATCTGATCTGGCGACATCAATTGAAATATATGTATCAGAAGGAAGCTCAGATAGTTTTGTGTTATGGCTTGATGATGTTTCAGGTAATCAAGATAGCATCTGGGTTACGGGACTAAGTTCAGAAACTTTGTATGCGATAAAAATAAGAGGTACAAACTCAGCCGGAGATTCTGATTTTTCTGGAACTGTTCTAGTTACTACTTTGCCTTATCCACCATCGGCTTCTACGGGCTTAAGTGTATTGTTTGATGATGATTCTCGTAGGTTAAGATTAATCTGGAACGAAACTTCTGATAATGAAGATGGATTTGAAATCTATCGCTCTTTAGATTCTTTGTCGGGTTATGAAGAAGTAGCAACTGTAGCTGCAAATACAAGTCAATGGTTAGATATAACTTTTTATCCACCACCTTTATCTTTGTATTATTATAAGATAAGAGCTTATAACGAAGGTGGTTATTCTGCTTTTTCTAATATTGGTAGATACGATGCTATTTCGGAGTTGGAAGATGCTCCATTAAAAAGTTCTTTATTTGTTTATCCAAACCCTGTAAGTGAAGTACTTTACTTAAATGCAGTAATGGATGTAGACCAAGAAGTGCAGGTGTTGTTAACTGATATTACTGGCAAAGCCTACGAAAACATAGTGATAGAAACTGAAAGTAAAGTACTTTATTATGAGTTTGAAGCAGATAAATACCCTCCAGGTTTATATATAGTGCAAGTAAATACTACCAAAGGTCGAGGTGCAATTAAAATTCTGATACAATAG